Proteins encoded within one genomic window of Misgurnus anguillicaudatus chromosome 18, ASM2758022v2, whole genome shotgun sequence:
- the vps18 gene encoding vacuolar protein sorting-associated protein 18 homolog, giving the protein MASILDQYEDSQNIRQHSRVSAANIGITHSGFVNVRLEEEKPIFNKQRIDFTPPERISHFSVCNNQLCMSLGKDTLLRIDLGKPDQPNQIELGRKDDSRVHKLFLDPTGSHLVISLTTSECVYLNRNTQKVRSLARWRGHLIESIGWNKLIGSEINTGPILVGTSQGIIFEAEISASEGSLFNTNPDQYFKQVHSLEEDGKPAPVCCLEVERGMESKYFIVATTRKRLFQFVGKLAEGSEPQGFSSIFAQNQDLLPSFQEFPVNMGYSEITFYTSKLRSCPKTFAWMMGNGVLYGQLDFVRPDSLLSDVQVWEYTSDIDLNFIKPISIVLTQFHFLLLLPDRVRGICTLNGQVVHEDVFPEKFGSLKKMIKDPVTGLVWIYTEKAVFRYHIQKEARDVWQMYMNMSKFDLAKEYCKDRPECLDMVLAKEAEHCFQNKRYLESAKCYALTQNYFEEIALKFIEAKQDEALKEFLIKKLTNLKPSEKTQITLLVTWLTELYLNRLGQLEADESKQHMFQETREEFRSFLKSGKHKECFYNNRNTIYDLLASHGDVDNMVYFSVIMQDYERVISHYCQHDDYSAALEVLSKHCDERLFYKFSPVLMQHIPKKVVDAWIQMGRRLDPKNLIPALVNYSQMGSMQQINETIRYMEFCVYQMDVEDEAIHNYLLSLYAKHKPDSLLWYLEQAGTCVSDIHYDLKYALRLCSEHGYLQACVLVYKIMELYEEAVDLALQVDVDLAKSCADLPEDDEELRKKLWLKIARHVVQEEKDVKKAMNCLSSCNLLKIEDILPFFPDFVTIDHFKEAICNSLEEYNQHIEELKQQMEEATESAKRIREDIQEMRNKYAVVDSQDKCSTCDFPLLNRPFYLFLCGHMFHYDCLLQEVIPNLAADKQNKLEELQKKLAATTQTTKSRHRPKEDDTVSLGKGQGSREQLKSDIDDIIASQCVYCGELMIKSIDKPFIDRAKFEQEMSSWL; this is encoded by the exons ATGGCGTCTATTCTTGATCAATATGAAGATTCACAGAACATACGTCAACACAGTCGCGTGTCAGCGGCTAACATCGGGATTACTCATTCAG GGTTTGTGAATGTTAGGTTGGAGGAAGAGAAACCTATATTCAACAAACAGCGCATCGATTTCACACCTCCTGAAAGGATCAGCCACTTTTCAGTGTGCAACAACCAGTTATGCATGAGCCTCGGGAAAGACACCCTGCTGAG AATTGATCTGGGAAAACCTGATCAGCCAAATCAGATTGAACTGGGAAGAAAGGACGACAGCAGAGTGCACAAGCTTTTCCTGGATCCCACTG GTTCACATCTAGTCATCAGTCTTACTACAAGTGAATGCGTATACCTAAACAGAAACACTCAGAAGGTTCGAAGTCTTGCTCGATGGAGAGGTCACCTGATAGAAAGTATAGGTTGGAACAAATTAATAGGTTCCGAGATCAACACGGGCCCGATTCTGGTTGGTACCAGCCAGGGCATTATCTTCGAAGCTGAGATCTCTGCCTCAGAGGGCAGTCTCTTCAATACCAACCCAGACCAGTACTTCAAACAGGTTCACTCTTTAGAGGAGGATGGTAAGCCTGCGCCAGTTTGTTGCCTTGAGGTGGAACGTGGCATGGAATCAAAGTACTTCATCGTTGCGACCACGCGGAAACGGCTGTTTCAATTCGTAGGAAAGTTGGCAGAGGGCTCTGAGCCGCAGGGGTTTAGCTCCATATTTGCTCAGAACCAGGATCTCTTACCCAGCTTCCAGGAGTTTCCTGTCAATATGGGCTACAGTGAGATCACTTTCTACACGTCGAAGCTTCGCAGTTGCCCCAAGACCTTCGCCTGGATGATGGGAAATGGGGTTTTGTACGGACAGCTAGACTTCGTACGGCCTGACTCGCTACTCAGTGACGTGCAGGTGTGGGAATACACGTCGGATATAGATTTAAACTTCATCAAGCCCATATCTATAGTACTCACCCAGTTTCATTTCCTGCTTTTGCTTCCTGACCGTGTGAGGGGTATCTGCACTTTAAATGGGCAGGTGGTGCACGAAGATGTGTTTCCAGAGAAATTTGGCTCACTGAAAAAGATGATCAAAGATCCCGTCACAGGGCTCGTGTGGATTTACACGGAAAAAGCCGTCTTTCGATACCACATTCAAAAAGAGGCACGAGATGTTTGGCAAATGTACATGAACATGAGTAAGTTTGATCTGGCTAAAGAGTACTGCAAGGACAGACCAGAATGTCTAGATATGGTACTGGCTAAGGAGGCGGAGCACTGCTTCCAAAATAAACGCTACCTGGAAAGCGCTAAGTGTTATGCACTCACTCAAAATTATTTTGAAGAGATTGCATTGAAGTTCATTGAGGCCAAGCAGGACGAGGCTTTAAAAGAGTTTCTGATTAAGAAGCTAACCAACCTGAAACCCAGTGAGAAGACTCAGATCACACTACTGGTGACCTGGCTGACCGAATTATATCTCAACCGACTCGGTCAGCTGGAGGCAGATGAGAGCAAACAACACATGTTTCAGGAAACCCGCGAAGAGTTTCGCTCTTTTCTTAAAAGCGGCAAACATAAAGAGTGCTTCTACAATAATCGCAATACTATATATGACCTGCTCGCTAGTCACGGTGACGTGGACAACATGGTCTATTTTTCTGTTATCATGCAGGACTATGAACGAGTTATATCTCATTACTGTCAGCATGATGACTATAGTGCAGCATTAGAAGTCCTTTCCAAGCACTGTGATGAACGGCTCTTCTACAAGTTCTCTCCGGTCCTTATGCAGCACATTCCCAAAAAGGTAGTAGATGCTTGGATTCAAATGGGACGGCGGTTGGATCCAAAGAATCTGATCCCAGCATTAGTAAACTACAGCCAGATGGGGAGTATGCAGCAGATCAACGAAACCATCCGTTACATGGAGTTCTGCGTGTATCAGATGGATGTCGAAGACGAGGCAATTCACAATTACTTACTCTCGCTTTACGCTAAACACAAGCCGGACTCTCTGTTATGGTACCTTGAACAAGCAGGAACGTGTGTCTCAGACATTCACTATGATTTGAAATATGCCTTGCGTCTTTGTTCTGAACATGGCTATCTTCAGGCCTGCGTGTTAGTTTACAAGATCATGGAGCTTTATGAAGAAGCGGTGGACCTTGCCCTACAG GTGGATGTTGATTTGGCCAAGTCATGTGCTGACCTTCCAGAAGACGACGAGGAACTGAGGAAAAAGCTTTGGCTGAAGATTGCTCGCCATGTGGTCCAGGAAGAGAAGGATGTAAAGAAGGCCATGAATTGTCTGTCAAGTTGCAACCTGCTTAAGATCGAAGACATCTTGCCTTTCTTTCCAGACTTTGTTACAATAGACCACTTTAAGGAGGCAATTTGCAACTCTTTGGAGGAGTACAACCAGCACATCGAGGAGCTGAAACAACAAATGGAGGAGGCCACAGAAAGCGCCAAACGTATCCGTGAAGACATCCAGGAgatgaggaacaaatacgcggTGGTGGATTCGCAGGATAAATGTTCCACTTGTGATTTCCCCTTGCTCAATCGACCTTTCTATCTCTTCCTGTGCGGACACATGTTCCATTATGATTGTCTCCTTCAGGAAGTCATCCCTAACCTCGCTGCCGACAAGCAGAATAAACTGGAGGAGCTTCAGAAGAAGCTGGCGGCAACCACACAAACCACCAAATCAAGGCATAGGCCTAAAGAAGATGATACGGTCAGCCTAGGAAAGGGTCAGGGAAGCAGAGAGCAGCTCAAGTCAGATATCGATGACATCATAGCTAGTCAGTGTGTTTATTGTGGTGAGCTGATGATCAAATCCATTGATAAGCCTTTCATAGATCGAGCAAAGTTTGAACAAGAGATGTCTAGTTGGCTGTGA
- the rhov gene encoding rho-related GTP-binding protein RhoV, translating to MPPQMDYFYQESRVPSVCLEQEDVLEHTISCMLVGDGAVGKTSMIVSYTTNGYPTDYKQTAFDVFSGQVQVDGTPVRIQLMDTAGQEEFDEFRSLSYANTDVFLLCFSVVNPTSFQNITKKWIPEIRACNPSSPIILVGTQSDLLLDVNVLIDLDRYKVKPVIGSRARSLAEKIRAAEYVECSALTQKNLKEAFDAAIFAAIKHKARKTKKMRLSDRRAKAFSKCSWKKFFCFI from the exons ATGCCACCTCAAATGGATTACTTTTACCAAGAGTCAAGAGTCCCGTCTGTGTGCCTAGAGCAAGAGGACGTACTGGAGCATACCATCAGCTGTATGCTGGTTGGAGATGGTGCTGTTGGGAAAACTAGTATGATTGTCAGCTACACCACTAATGGATATCCAACAGATTACAAACAGACAGCTTTTGATGTATTCTCAG gaCAAGTTCAGGTGGATGGGACACCTGTGCGGATTCAGCTGATGGATACTGCTGGACAG GAAGAATTTGATGAATTCAGATCATTGTCTTACGCAAACACGGATGTCTTCCTGCTCTGCTTCAGCGTGGTTAATCCCACGTCATTCCAGAACATCACCAAAAAATGGATTCCAGAGATTCGTGCGTGTAACCCGTCCTCTCCCATCATTTTGGTCGGAACACAATCGGACCTTCTGTTGGACGTTAACGTTCTGATAGACCTGGACAGGTACAAGGTCAAGCCTGTGATAGGCTCACGGGCACGGAGCCTTGCTGAGAAGATCAGGGCCGCCGAGTACGTGGAGTGCTCGGCCCTGACCCAAAAGAACCTAAAGGAGGCCTTTGATGCAGCAATATTTGCAGCTATTAAACACAAGGCCAGGAAAACCAAAAAAATGAGATTGTCGGACAGACGCGCCAAAGCTTTTTCCAAATGTAGCTGGAAGAAGTTCTTCTGCTTCATCTGA